A stretch of Camelina sativa cultivar DH55 chromosome 18, Cs, whole genome shotgun sequence DNA encodes these proteins:
- the LOC104760168 gene encoding ras-related protein RABD2b, with protein sequence MNPEYDYLFKLLLIGDSGVGKSCLLLRFADDSYLDSYISTIGVDFKIRTVEQDGKTIKLQIWDTAGQERFRTITSSYYRGAHGIIVTYDVTDQESFNNVKQWLNEIDRYASENVNKLLVGNKNDLTSQKVVSTETAKAFADELGIPFLETSAKTATNVEDAFMAMTSAIKTRMASQPAGGAKPPTVQIRGQPVNQQSGCCSS encoded by the exons ATGAATCCTGAATA TGACTATCTGTTCAAGCTTTTGCTTATCGGTGATTCTGGTGTCGGAAAATCCTGCTTGCTTCTTAGATTTGCA GACGATTCTTACCTGGATAGCTACATAAGCACCATTGGTGTTGACTTT AAAATCCGCACAGTCGAACAAGACGGAAAGACCATCAAGCTCCAGATC TGGGACACAGCAGGCCAAGAACGTTTCAGGACAATCACTAGCAGCTACTACAGAGGAGCTCATGGAATCATT GTCACTTATGATGTCACTGACCAAGAGAGCTTCAACAACGTCAAACAATGGCTGAATGAAATTGACCGTTACGCTAGCGAAAATGTTAACAAGCTACTGGTTGGGAACAAGAACGATCTCACATCACAGAAAGTTGTATCCACTGAGACTGCTAAG GCTTTTGCAGATGAACTTGGGATCCCATTCTTGGAAACAAGTGCTAAAACTGCAACCAATGTGGAAGATGCTTTCATGGCCATGACTTCCGCAATTAAGACAAG AATGGCGAGCCAACCAGCTGGAGGTGCCAAGCCACCTACGGTCCAGATTCGCGGGCAACCAGTGAACCAGCAATCAGGCTGCTGCTCATCTTGA